The Medicago truncatula cultivar Jemalong A17 chromosome 4, MtrunA17r5.0-ANR, whole genome shotgun sequence genome includes a region encoding these proteins:
- the LOC11444410 gene encoding GDP-fucose transporter 1 isoform X2, with the protein MSSTTLKQQHYATSGLVIGYALCSSLLAIINKYAITQFNYPGLLTALQYLTSSLGVYLLGKLGFLHHDPFTIPIAKKFFPAALVFFLAIFTNTNLLRHANVDTFIVFRSLTPLLVALADTAFRGQPSPSNFTFLSLVVILAGAVGYVATDSGFTLTAYSWAFAYLVTITTEMVYIKHMVMSLGLNTWGFVLYNNVLSLMIAPVFWFLTGENFEVFTALRSSSGSLFDVNAFLAVSLSCVFGLLISFFGFAARKAVSATAFTVTGVVNKFLTVAINVTIWDKHASPAGLVCLLFTIIGGVLYQQSVTGSGSQQAVVVTKQSDVESSLVGDGDSEVESEGKDC; encoded by the exons ATGTCATCAACAACGTTGAAACAACAACACTATGCCACAAGTGGCTTAGTAATCGGTTACGCACTCTGTTCAAGCTTATTAGCAATCATAAACAAATACGCTATAACTCAATTCAACTATCCAGGTCTTTTAACAGCGTTACAATATCTTACTTCTTCACTCGGTGTTTACCTTTTAGGTaaattaggttttcttcatcacGATCCTTTCACTATTCCAATCGCCAAGAAATTCTTCCCTGCAGCACTCGTTTTCTTCTTGGCAATCTTCACCAACACCAATCTCCTTCGTCACGCTAACGTTGATACGTTCATTGTTTTCAGATCTCTTACCCCTCTTCTTGTTGCTCTCGCTGATACTGCGTTTCGCGGTCAACCCTCTCCGTCTAATTTTACCTTTTTGTCCTTGGTTGTTATTCTTGCTGGTGCTGTTGGTTATGTTGCTACTGATTCGGGTTTTACACTGACGGCTTATTCCTGGGCTTTTGCTTATTTGGTTACCATTACTACTGAGATGGTTTATATTAAGCATATGGTTATGAGTCTTGGATTGAATACTTGGGGTTTTGTGCTTTATAATAATGTATTGTCATTGATGATTGCTcctgttttttggtttttgactGGTGAGAATTTTGAGGTTTTTACTGCGTTGAGATCAAGTTCGGGGAGTTTGTTCGATGTGAACGCGTTTTTGGCGGTTTCGTTGtcttgtgtgtttggtttgttgATTAGTTTCTTTGGATTTGCTGCTAGAAAAGCTGTTTCTGCTACGGCGTTTACTGTTACTGGGGTTGTCAATAAGTTTTTGACTGTGGCTATTAATGTGACAATTTGGGATAAGCATGCTAGTCCTGCTGGTTTGGTTTGTTTGCTTTTTACGATTATTGGGGGTGTTCTTTATCAGCAATCGGTGACTGGAAGTGGTTCCCAACAAGCGGTCGTGGTGACTAAGCAGTCTGATGTTGAAAGTAGTcttgttggtgatggtgattCTGAAGTTGAAAGTGAAGGAAAGG ATTGTTGA
- the LOC11444410 gene encoding GDP-fucose transporter 1 isoform X3 — MSSTTLKQQHYATSGLVIGYALCSSLLAIINKYAITQFNYPGLLTALQYLTSSLGVYLLGKLGFLHHDPFTIPIAKKFFPAALVFFLAIFTNTNLLRHANVDTFIVFRSLTPLLVALADTAFRGQPSPSNFTFLSLVVILAGAVGYVATDSGFTLTAYSWAFAYLVTITTEMVYIKHMVMSLGLNTWGFVLYNNVLSLMIAPVFWFLTGENFEVFTALRSSSGSLFDVNAFLAVSLSCVFGLLISFFGFAARKAVSATAFTVTGVVNKFLTVAINVTIWDKHASPAGLVCLLFTIIGGVLYQQSVTGSGSQQAVVVTKQSDVESSLVGDGDSEVESEGKV; from the exons ATGTCATCAACAACGTTGAAACAACAACACTATGCCACAAGTGGCTTAGTAATCGGTTACGCACTCTGTTCAAGCTTATTAGCAATCATAAACAAATACGCTATAACTCAATTCAACTATCCAGGTCTTTTAACAGCGTTACAATATCTTACTTCTTCACTCGGTGTTTACCTTTTAGGTaaattaggttttcttcatcacGATCCTTTCACTATTCCAATCGCCAAGAAATTCTTCCCTGCAGCACTCGTTTTCTTCTTGGCAATCTTCACCAACACCAATCTCCTTCGTCACGCTAACGTTGATACGTTCATTGTTTTCAGATCTCTTACCCCTCTTCTTGTTGCTCTCGCTGATACTGCGTTTCGCGGTCAACCCTCTCCGTCTAATTTTACCTTTTTGTCCTTGGTTGTTATTCTTGCTGGTGCTGTTGGTTATGTTGCTACTGATTCGGGTTTTACACTGACGGCTTATTCCTGGGCTTTTGCTTATTTGGTTACCATTACTACTGAGATGGTTTATATTAAGCATATGGTTATGAGTCTTGGATTGAATACTTGGGGTTTTGTGCTTTATAATAATGTATTGTCATTGATGATTGCTcctgttttttggtttttgactGGTGAGAATTTTGAGGTTTTTACTGCGTTGAGATCAAGTTCGGGGAGTTTGTTCGATGTGAACGCGTTTTTGGCGGTTTCGTTGtcttgtgtgtttggtttgttgATTAGTTTCTTTGGATTTGCTGCTAGAAAAGCTGTTTCTGCTACGGCGTTTACTGTTACTGGGGTTGTCAATAAGTTTTTGACTGTGGCTATTAATGTGACAATTTGGGATAAGCATGCTAGTCCTGCTGGTTTGGTTTGTTTGCTTTTTACGATTATTGGGGGTGTTCTTTATCAGCAATCGGTGACTGGAAGTGGTTCCCAACAAGCGGTCGTGGTGACTAAGCAGTCTGATGTTGAAAGTAGTcttgttggtgatggtgattCTGAAGTTGAAAGTGAAGGAAAGG TTTGA
- the LOC11444410 gene encoding GDP-fucose transporter 1 isoform X1: MSSTTLKQQHYATSGLVIGYALCSSLLAIINKYAITQFNYPGLLTALQYLTSSLGVYLLGKLGFLHHDPFTIPIAKKFFPAALVFFLAIFTNTNLLRHANVDTFIVFRSLTPLLVALADTAFRGQPSPSNFTFLSLVVILAGAVGYVATDSGFTLTAYSWAFAYLVTITTEMVYIKHMVMSLGLNTWGFVLYNNVLSLMIAPVFWFLTGENFEVFTALRSSSGSLFDVNAFLAVSLSCVFGLLISFFGFAARKAVSATAFTVTGVVNKFLTVAINVTIWDKHASPAGLVCLLFTIIGGVLYQQSVTGSGSQQAVVVTKQSDVESSLVGDGDSEVESEGKGIRNKWCVLCFTRNLVS, encoded by the exons ATGTCATCAACAACGTTGAAACAACAACACTATGCCACAAGTGGCTTAGTAATCGGTTACGCACTCTGTTCAAGCTTATTAGCAATCATAAACAAATACGCTATAACTCAATTCAACTATCCAGGTCTTTTAACAGCGTTACAATATCTTACTTCTTCACTCGGTGTTTACCTTTTAGGTaaattaggttttcttcatcacGATCCTTTCACTATTCCAATCGCCAAGAAATTCTTCCCTGCAGCACTCGTTTTCTTCTTGGCAATCTTCACCAACACCAATCTCCTTCGTCACGCTAACGTTGATACGTTCATTGTTTTCAGATCTCTTACCCCTCTTCTTGTTGCTCTCGCTGATACTGCGTTTCGCGGTCAACCCTCTCCGTCTAATTTTACCTTTTTGTCCTTGGTTGTTATTCTTGCTGGTGCTGTTGGTTATGTTGCTACTGATTCGGGTTTTACACTGACGGCTTATTCCTGGGCTTTTGCTTATTTGGTTACCATTACTACTGAGATGGTTTATATTAAGCATATGGTTATGAGTCTTGGATTGAATACTTGGGGTTTTGTGCTTTATAATAATGTATTGTCATTGATGATTGCTcctgttttttggtttttgactGGTGAGAATTTTGAGGTTTTTACTGCGTTGAGATCAAGTTCGGGGAGTTTGTTCGATGTGAACGCGTTTTTGGCGGTTTCGTTGtcttgtgtgtttggtttgttgATTAGTTTCTTTGGATTTGCTGCTAGAAAAGCTGTTTCTGCTACGGCGTTTACTGTTACTGGGGTTGTCAATAAGTTTTTGACTGTGGCTATTAATGTGACAATTTGGGATAAGCATGCTAGTCCTGCTGGTTTGGTTTGTTTGCTTTTTACGATTATTGGGGGTGTTCTTTATCAGCAATCGGTGACTGGAAGTGGTTCCCAACAAGCGGTCGTGGTGACTAAGCAGTCTGATGTTGAAAGTAGTcttgttggtgatggtgattCTGAAGTTGAAAGTGAAGGAAAGG GTATTAGAAACAAGTGGTGTGTGTTGTGTTTCACTAGAAATCTAGTATCTTGA